From one Deltaproteobacteria bacterium genomic stretch:
- a CDS encoding BrnA antitoxin family protein: MKKATSRAPEKEQKAEIKALANLPDEKIDTTDIPEILDWSGARRGMLYRPVKQQITLRLDADVLAWFRANAPGGRGYQTEINRVLREHAQRAVNYS, from the coding sequence ATGAAGAAGGCGACTTCTAGAGCACCTGAAAAGGAGCAGAAGGCGGAGATCAAAGCACTTGCGAACCTTCCGGATGAGAAGATCGATACAACCGACATACCCGAGATTCTCGACTGGTCCGGCGCTAGACGCGGCATGCTCTACCGGCCGGTGAAACAACAGATCACCCTGAGATTGGATGCCGACGTGTTGGCATGGTTCAGGGCAAACGCCCCAGGAGGACGCGGGTACCAGACCGAGATCAACCGCGTGCTTCGGGAGCATGCTCAGCGAGCGGTGAACTACTCATAG
- a CDS encoding BrnT family toxin: MHWTWDEDKSQANRRKHGLGFDTAKLVFEDPLAAHRPDPNTDEERWHTIGMVGNVVVIVAHTWPRAEPGTGIEVGRIISARKATAHERGAYEEGDF; encoded by the coding sequence TTGCACTGGACATGGGACGAAGACAAGAGCCAAGCCAACAGGCGAAAGCACGGGCTCGGCTTCGACACTGCCAAGCTAGTGTTCGAAGATCCTTTGGCAGCCCACCGGCCGGATCCGAATACAGACGAGGAACGCTGGCACACCATCGGCATGGTAGGCAACGTGGTCGTGATCGTGGCACACACTTGGCCCAGGGCGGAGCCTGGGACCGGCATCGAAGTGGGTCGCATCATCAGCGCCCGGAAAGCGACCGCCCACGAAAGGGGAGCCTATGAAGAAGGCGACTTCTAG